A genomic stretch from Harpia harpyja isolate bHarHar1 chromosome 20, bHarHar1 primary haplotype, whole genome shotgun sequence includes:
- the ABLIM3 gene encoding actin-binding LIM protein 3 isoform X8 translates to MSTSTVPYQQNPYTPGSSSTVIQCYRCGDTCKGEVVRVQSNHFHIRCFTCQVCGCDLAQSGFFFKNQEYICTHDYQQLYGTRCDSCGDFITGEVISALGRTYHPKCFVCSTCRKPFPIGDKVTFSGKDCVCQNCSHSLISTKPIKIHGPSHCAGCKEEIKQGQSLLALEKQWHVSCFKCQTCGIILTGEYISKDGIPYCESDYHAQFGIKCETCDRYISGRVLEAGGKHYHPTCARCVRCHQMFTEGEEMYLTGSEVWHPICKQAARAEKKLKHRRTSETSISPPGSSIGSPNRVICAKVDNEILNYKDLAALPKIKAIYEVQRPDLISYEPYHRYMSDETLERYSYGESLGTLSPYSQDIYESFDMRQRRASSPGYIDSPTYSRQGMSPTIPRSPHHFYRSDNLPAATKSKTSEDIAQSSKYSPAYSPDPYYHSESEYWSFQGSPKAPRARRFSSGGEEDGYDRGMHKIQSGIGRLILREEMKARSNSYADPWTPPRSSASSREALHTAGYEGSLNGSPRTHYLADSDPLISKSASLPAYRRNGLHRPPSAELFHYDSTNAVNWGMREYKVRCSCSKEQLPAGGASTTQRESQRRVCVSPGPSGGSFALCPQCPTFIPLHPSPDSPILELWGSDQSPSSPARVPSTWPNRIVSGVRNREGWLCWWSPTHTLPWVTPSFTE, encoded by the exons CAGTTCCCTATCAGCAAAACCCCTACACCCCTGGGAGCAGCTCCACCGTCATCCAGTGCTACCGCTGCGGGGACACCTGCAAGGGCGAGGTGGTGCGTGTCCAGAGCAATCACTTCCACATCCGCTGCTTCACCTGCCAAG TGTGCGGCTGCGACCTGGCCCAGTCGGGCTTCTTCTTTAAGAACCAGGAGTACATCTGCACCCACGACTACCAGCAGCTCTACGGGACCCGCTGCGACAGCTGCGGGGACTTCATCACCGGAGAGGTCATCTCTGCCCTGGGGAGGACCTACCACCCCAAGTGTTTCGTCTGCAGCACCTGCAG GAAGCCATTCCCCATCGGAGACAAGGTCACGTTCAGTGGGAAGGACTGCGTCTGCCAAAACTGCTCCCACTCTCTCATCAGCACCAAACCCATCAAGATCCATGGACCCAGCC ACTGCGCAGGCTGCAAGGAGGAGATCAAGCAAGGCCAGTCCCTCCTGGCCCTGGAGAAGCAGTGGCACGTCAGCTGCTTCAAGTGCCAAACGTGCGGGATCATCCTCACCGGCGAGTACATCAGCAA GGATGGCATCCCATACTGTGAGTCCGACTACCATGCCCAATTTGGCATTAAGTGTGAGACCTGTGACCGGTACATCAGCGGCAGGGTCCTGGAG gcaggagggaagcacTACCACCCTACCTGTGCCAGATGTGTCCGCTGCCACCAGATGTTCACGGAAGGAGAGGAGATGTACCTCACAG GCTCCGAAGTGTGGCACCCCATCTGCAAGCAGGCGGCCAGAGCAGAGAAGAAGCTAAAG CACAGAAGGACGTCAGAAACTTCCATCTCACCCCCCGGTTCCAGCATTGGCTCCCCGAACCGTGTCATCTGC GCTAAAGTGGATAATGAGATCCTTAATTACAAAGACCTGGCAGCTCTTCCCAAGATTAAAGCCATCTATGAAGTGCAGCGTCCTGACCTCATTTCCTACGAGCCCTATCACAGATACATGTCGGATGAGACGCTGGAAAGATATAGCTATGGGGAG TCCCTGGGGACCCTCTCCCCATATTCACAG GACATCTACGAGAGCTTTGACATGCGGCAGAGGCGAGCCTCCAGCCCTGGCTACATTGACTCCCCCACCTACAGCCGCCAGGGCATGTCCCCCACCATCCCAAGGTCCCCCCACCATTTCTACCGTTCAG ATAACCTCCCTGCAGCCACGAAAAGCAAAACCAGTGAAGACATCGCACAGTCATCTAAGTATAGCCCTGCCTACTCCCCGGACCCATACTACCACTCTGAGTCAGAGTACTGGTCCTTCCAAGGCTCCCCCAAAG CCCCCCGGGCCCGGAGGTTCTCATCAGGAGGCGAGGAGGACGGGTACGACCGGGGCATGCACaag ATCCAGAGCGGCATCGGCAGGCTGATCCTGAGGGAGGAGATGAAGGCTCGGTCCAACTCCTACGCAGACCCCTGGACACCCCCTCGCAGCTCGGCCAGCAGCAGAGAAGCCCTGCACACGGCTGGCTACGAGGGCTCCCTCAACGGCT CTCCCCGGACACACTACCTGGCCGACAGCG ATCCCCTCATTTCTAAATCGGCCTCCCTTCCTGCCTACAGGAGGAATGGGCTGCACAGG cctcccagtGCCGAGCTTTTCCACTACGACAGCACGAATGCCGTCAACTGGGGGATGCGAG AGTACAAGGTAAGATGCTCCTGCTCCAAGGAGCAGCTGCCAGCCGGAGGTGCAAGTACCACCCAGAGGGAGTCCCAGAGACGTGTCTGTGTGTCCCCAGGCCCTTCAGGAGGAAGCTTTGCCCTCTGCCCACAATGCCCTACCTTCATACCCCTCCATCCTTCACCTGACAGCCCCATCCTGGAACTGTGGGGCTCGGACCAGAGTCCTTCCTCTCCTGCCAGGGTCCCAAGCACTTGGCCAAACAGAATTGTCTCCGGGGTGAGGAACAGAGAAGGGTGGTTGTGCTGGTGGTCCCCTACTCACACTCTTCCCTGGGTCACTCCCAGTTTCACAGAGTGA
- the ABLIM3 gene encoding actin-binding LIM protein 3 isoform X2 yields MSTSIPYQQNPYTPGSSSTVIQCYRCGDTCKGEVVRVQSNHFHIRCFTCQVCGCDLAQSGFFFKNQEYICTHDYQQLYGTRCDSCGDFITGEVISALGRTYHPKCFVCSTCRKPFPIGDKVTFSGKDCVCQNCSHSLISTKPIKIHGPSHCAGCKEEIKQGQSLLALEKQWHVSCFKCQTCGIILTGEYISKDGIPYCESDYHAQFGIKCETCDRYISGRVLEAGGKHYHPTCARCVRCHQMFTEGEEMYLTGSEVWHPICKQAARAEKKLKHRRTSETSISPPGSSIGSPNRVICAKVDNEILNYKDLAALPKIKAIYEVQRPDLISYEPYHRYMSDETLERYSYGESLGTLSPYSQDIYESFDMRQRRASSPGYIDSPTYSRQGMSPTIPRSPHHFYRSGTESGRSSPYYSQLDVRSSTPTSYQAPKHFHIPAAGESNIYRKPPIYKRHDNLPAATKSKTSEDIAQSSKYSPAYSPDPYYHSESEYWSFQGSPKAPRARRFSSGGEEDGYDRGMHKIQSGIGRLILREEMKARSNSYADPWTPPRSSASSREALHTAGYEGSLNGSPRTHYLADSDPLISKSASLPAYRRNGLHRPPSAELFHYDSTNAVNWGMREYKVRCSCSKEQLPAGGASTTQRESQRRVCVSPGPSGGSFALCPQCPTFIPLHPSPDSPILELWGSDQSPSSPARVPSTWPNRIVSGVRNREGWLCWWSPTHTLPWVTPSFTE; encoded by the exons TTCCCTATCAGCAAAACCCCTACACCCCTGGGAGCAGCTCCACCGTCATCCAGTGCTACCGCTGCGGGGACACCTGCAAGGGCGAGGTGGTGCGTGTCCAGAGCAATCACTTCCACATCCGCTGCTTCACCTGCCAAG TGTGCGGCTGCGACCTGGCCCAGTCGGGCTTCTTCTTTAAGAACCAGGAGTACATCTGCACCCACGACTACCAGCAGCTCTACGGGACCCGCTGCGACAGCTGCGGGGACTTCATCACCGGAGAGGTCATCTCTGCCCTGGGGAGGACCTACCACCCCAAGTGTTTCGTCTGCAGCACCTGCAG GAAGCCATTCCCCATCGGAGACAAGGTCACGTTCAGTGGGAAGGACTGCGTCTGCCAAAACTGCTCCCACTCTCTCATCAGCACCAAACCCATCAAGATCCATGGACCCAGCC ACTGCGCAGGCTGCAAGGAGGAGATCAAGCAAGGCCAGTCCCTCCTGGCCCTGGAGAAGCAGTGGCACGTCAGCTGCTTCAAGTGCCAAACGTGCGGGATCATCCTCACCGGCGAGTACATCAGCAA GGATGGCATCCCATACTGTGAGTCCGACTACCATGCCCAATTTGGCATTAAGTGTGAGACCTGTGACCGGTACATCAGCGGCAGGGTCCTGGAG gcaggagggaagcacTACCACCCTACCTGTGCCAGATGTGTCCGCTGCCACCAGATGTTCACGGAAGGAGAGGAGATGTACCTCACAG GCTCCGAAGTGTGGCACCCCATCTGCAAGCAGGCGGCCAGAGCAGAGAAGAAGCTAAAG CACAGAAGGACGTCAGAAACTTCCATCTCACCCCCCGGTTCCAGCATTGGCTCCCCGAACCGTGTCATCTGC GCTAAAGTGGATAATGAGATCCTTAATTACAAAGACCTGGCAGCTCTTCCCAAGATTAAAGCCATCTATGAAGTGCAGCGTCCTGACCTCATTTCCTACGAGCCCTATCACAGATACATGTCGGATGAGACGCTGGAAAGATATAGCTATGGGGAG TCCCTGGGGACCCTCTCCCCATATTCACAG GACATCTACGAGAGCTTTGACATGCGGCAGAGGCGAGCCTCCAGCCCTGGCTACATTGACTCCCCCACCTACAGCCGCCAGGGCATGTCCCCCACCATCCCAAGGTCCCCCCACCATTTCTACCGTTCAG GCACCGAGAGCGGGCGCAGCTCCCCCTACTATAGCCAGTTAGATGTGAGGTCCTCCACTCCAACCTCATACCAAGCACCCAAGCATTTCCACATCCCAG ctgcCGGCGAGAGTAACATCTACCGGAAACCGCCCATCTATAAGCGACACG ATAACCTCCCTGCAGCCACGAAAAGCAAAACCAGTGAAGACATCGCACAGTCATCTAAGTATAGCCCTGCCTACTCCCCGGACCCATACTACCACTCTGAGTCAGAGTACTGGTCCTTCCAAGGCTCCCCCAAAG CCCCCCGGGCCCGGAGGTTCTCATCAGGAGGCGAGGAGGACGGGTACGACCGGGGCATGCACaag ATCCAGAGCGGCATCGGCAGGCTGATCCTGAGGGAGGAGATGAAGGCTCGGTCCAACTCCTACGCAGACCCCTGGACACCCCCTCGCAGCTCGGCCAGCAGCAGAGAAGCCCTGCACACGGCTGGCTACGAGGGCTCCCTCAACGGCT CTCCCCGGACACACTACCTGGCCGACAGCG ATCCCCTCATTTCTAAATCGGCCTCCCTTCCTGCCTACAGGAGGAATGGGCTGCACAGG cctcccagtGCCGAGCTTTTCCACTACGACAGCACGAATGCCGTCAACTGGGGGATGCGAG AGTACAAGGTAAGATGCTCCTGCTCCAAGGAGCAGCTGCCAGCCGGAGGTGCAAGTACCACCCAGAGGGAGTCCCAGAGACGTGTCTGTGTGTCCCCAGGCCCTTCAGGAGGAAGCTTTGCCCTCTGCCCACAATGCCCTACCTTCATACCCCTCCATCCTTCACCTGACAGCCCCATCCTGGAACTGTGGGGCTCGGACCAGAGTCCTTCCTCTCCTGCCAGGGTCCCAAGCACTTGGCCAAACAGAATTGTCTCCGGGGTGAGGAACAGAGAAGGGTGGTTGTGCTGGTGGTCCCCTACTCACACTCTTCCCTGGGTCACTCCCAGTTTCACAGAGTGA